Proteins co-encoded in one Sulfurimonas sp. HSL1-2 genomic window:
- a CDS encoding HAD-IC family P-type ATPase, producing MEFDAHHTLGIDTTFRHFDSSSSGLSTAEAEVRLLRDGPNALPVAPPIPLLRIIFSQFKNPIILILLVAALISFGIGENLDAGFILAVLIINAAIGTVLEHSADRQAHALRHSVRTLAKVLRDGKEELIDAAGLALGDIVVIESGDKVPADLRLLHTYHLSADESLLTGESLEVGKDAMAIFDDPDLPLGDRSNMLFAGTYITSGRARGIVSAVGLHTQIGRIAELLIGRSAVKVPLIARLETFSLKIAAAVGVISLLIIALSLFRGTPLLEVFFLTVALFVSAVPEGLPVAITVALASAAVAMSRRNVIVRKLPAIEALGSCTLIATDKTGTLTQNRLSVESFEGAADAVKALEAIVIANEAYRNRQGTFGGDQVDVALALYAQRQNETVLERMEYPKTDLIPYEPAQKYSGAVIETETGYFAAIKGSPEVILAVCSIAPSERDALLAEVNSLAREGYRLIGVAYADTTTPHLQEAMASKRFVWAGLAAITDPLRDGVETSLAHCHEAGITVVMVTGDHPETALHIAKRLNMAAGMEQVMDGEALSHWYENGGDPHALADIRVFARVSPEQKLQIVRAFQGLGHYVAVTGDGVNDAPALKSAHIGIAMGKSGTDVAKENADLILTDDAFTSIVGGVEEGRRAYDNIRKVIHLLISTGLAEIILVLLSLAFATPVPLLPIHLLWLNLVTNGIQDVALGLEPAEPHVLKRGPRPPKEPIFNALMIQRIVLGAAYMGLIGFGVFYTLLAQGVPIESARNDTLLLMVLFENLHAFNSRSETRYLFKISHFKNLLLPLSIIAAQAVHIAAMQLPWTQQLLSLEPVSLQVWRELLLFAFGLVVVMEAEKFVRLRRK from the coding sequence ATGGAATTCGACGCGCACCATACCCTGGGGATCGACACGACCTTCAGGCATTTTGACAGCAGCAGCAGCGGCCTGAGTACGGCTGAAGCCGAGGTGCGCCTGTTGCGCGACGGCCCCAACGCCCTCCCGGTCGCCCCGCCTATTCCCCTGCTGCGCATCATCTTTTCCCAGTTCAAAAACCCCATCATCCTCATCCTGCTCGTCGCCGCGCTGATCAGCTTCGGCATCGGCGAAAACCTCGACGCCGGATTTATCCTCGCCGTGCTGATCATCAACGCCGCCATCGGGACGGTGCTCGAACACAGCGCCGACCGGCAGGCCCATGCCCTGCGGCACAGTGTCAGGACCCTGGCGAAGGTGCTGCGCGACGGCAAAGAGGAGCTCATCGATGCCGCGGGGCTCGCCCTGGGCGATATCGTCGTGATCGAGAGCGGGGACAAGGTCCCGGCCGACCTCCGGCTCCTCCACACCTATCACCTCTCCGCCGACGAGTCGCTGCTGACCGGCGAATCCCTGGAAGTCGGCAAGGATGCGATGGCCATTTTCGATGACCCCGACCTCCCCCTGGGTGACCGCAGCAACATGCTCTTCGCCGGGACCTACATCACCAGCGGGCGGGCCAGGGGTATCGTCAGCGCCGTCGGGCTGCATACGCAGATCGGGCGGATCGCCGAACTCCTCATCGGCAGGTCGGCCGTCAAGGTCCCCCTCATCGCGCGCCTGGAAACCTTTTCGCTCAAGATCGCGGCCGCCGTCGGCGTCATCTCCCTGCTGATCATCGCACTGTCGCTCTTCCGGGGGACCCCGCTGCTCGAGGTCTTCTTCCTCACGGTCGCCCTCTTCGTCTCCGCCGTTCCCGAAGGGCTTCCCGTCGCCATCACCGTCGCGCTTGCCTCGGCGGCGGTCGCCATGTCCCGGCGCAACGTCATCGTCCGCAAACTCCCGGCCATCGAAGCGCTGGGCTCTTGCACCCTCATCGCCACCGACAAGACGGGGACGCTGACCCAGAACCGGCTCAGCGTCGAATCTTTTGAGGGGGCGGCAGACGCGGTAAAGGCACTCGAAGCAATCGTCATCGCCAACGAAGCCTACCGCAACCGACAGGGAACGTTCGGCGGCGACCAGGTCGACGTCGCCCTGGCCCTGTACGCCCAGCGGCAAAACGAGACCGTACTGGAGCGGATGGAGTATCCGAAAACCGATCTCATCCCCTATGAGCCCGCGCAGAAATATTCCGGTGCCGTGATCGAGACGGAGACGGGCTACTTCGCCGCCATCAAAGGCTCGCCCGAAGTCATCCTCGCGGTCTGCAGCATCGCCCCTTCCGAACGCGACGCGCTGCTCGCAGAGGTCAACAGCCTGGCCCGGGAGGGGTACCGCCTCATCGGGGTCGCCTACGCCGATACGACGACGCCGCACCTCCAAGAAGCCATGGCATCAAAACGCTTCGTCTGGGCGGGCCTTGCCGCCATCACCGACCCCCTGCGCGACGGCGTGGAAACCTCGCTTGCCCACTGCCACGAAGCCGGTATCACCGTCGTCATGGTCACGGGCGACCACCCCGAAACGGCGCTGCATATCGCCAAACGGCTCAACATGGCAGCGGGGATGGAACAGGTGATGGACGGGGAGGCGCTCAGCCACTGGTATGAGAACGGCGGCGACCCGCATGCCCTGGCCGACATCCGCGTCTTCGCCCGCGTCTCGCCGGAGCAGAAGCTTCAGATCGTCCGCGCCTTCCAGGGGCTGGGGCACTATGTCGCCGTCACCGGCGACGGCGTCAATGACGCCCCGGCGCTCAAAAGCGCCCATATCGGCATCGCGATGGGAAAATCCGGCACAGACGTGGCCAAAGAGAACGCAGACCTGATCCTCACCGACGATGCGTTTACCTCGATCGTGGGCGGGGTCGAAGAGGGGCGCCGCGCCTATGACAACATCCGCAAGGTCATTCACCTGCTCATCTCCACCGGGCTGGCGGAGATCATCCTCGTGCTGCTCTCCCTGGCCTTCGCCACCCCCGTGCCCCTGCTGCCCATCCACCTGCTCTGGCTCAACCTCGTCACCAACGGTATTCAGGACGTCGCCCTGGGGCTGGAACCGGCCGAACCGCACGTGCTCAAACGCGGTCCGCGCCCGCCCAAAGAGCCCATTTTCAACGCCCTGATGATCCAGCGGATCGTCCTGGGCGCAGCCTATATGGGGTTGATCGGTTTCGGGGTCTTCTATACGCTGCTCGCCCAGGGCGTCCCGATAGAGTCCGCGCGCAATGACACCCTGCTGCTGATGGTCCTTTTTGAGAACCTGCACGCGTTCAACAGCCGGAGCGAAACGCGCTACCTCTTCAAAATCAGCCATTTCAAGAACCTGCTGCTGCCGCTCTCGATCATTGCCGCGCAAGCCGTCCATATCGCCGCCATGCAGCTTCCCTGGACGCAGCAACTGCTCTCGCTGGAACCGGTGTCACTGCAGGTCTGGAGGGAACTGCTGCTGTTTGCATTTGGATTGGTGGTCGTGATGGAGGCGGAGAAGTTCGTCCGCCTGAGGAGAAAGTAG
- a CDS encoding biotin/lipoyl-containing protein, which yields MAKKFIDVMDTTFRDGFQSVFGGRVLLNDFLPAVEAAKEAGITHFEFGGGARFQVPYFYLNENAFDNMDKFREIVGPDANLQTLARGVNTVMLDTGSRELVDLHAKMFKKHGTTTIRNFDALNDVNNLIDSGRSIVNHGLKHEVVVTMMDLPPGCEGAHTVEFYEKILRDILDAEIPYDSVCFKDATGTANPQKVYETIKMARRLLPEGTHIRLHTQETAGISVAQNLAALEAGADGIDAAAHPVSGGTSQPDLLVMMHAIKGKDYDFGFDFEKILKYEATLKECLADYFIPPEATMVEPLIQFSPMPGGALTANTQMLRDNNMMDKFHDAILAMREVVEKGGYGTSVTPVSQFYFQQALNNTLMGPWNKIAPGYGRMVLGYFGKTPVAPDAEVVKIAAEQLGLEPTTEKAIDLADKDEKKSVAFWTKRLEEEGIETTEENIFIAAACDEKGITFLKGEAEVNVRKLSEMQNEKEECQGMGSGNYTVVVDGQKFSVQVAEGDANIQVTAVQGEAAASAAAPAGEGEEIKALLPGNVWKVVANPGQSVAEGEKIMILESMKMEIDVLAPRGGVIKSINVNVNDKVVEGQVVAVIG from the coding sequence ATGGCGAAAAAATTCATTGACGTGATGGATACGACGTTCCGCGACGGCTTTCAGTCCGTTTTCGGCGGACGGGTACTGCTGAACGACTTCCTGCCGGCAGTCGAAGCGGCAAAAGAGGCGGGGATCACCCACTTCGAGTTCGGCGGGGGCGCACGCTTCCAGGTGCCTTATTTCTACCTCAACGAGAACGCTTTTGACAACATGGACAAATTCCGCGAGATCGTCGGTCCCGATGCGAACCTGCAGACGCTGGCGCGGGGGGTCAACACGGTGATGCTCGACACGGGCAGCCGCGAGCTGGTCGACCTGCACGCAAAGATGTTCAAAAAGCACGGGACGACAACGATCCGCAACTTCGATGCCCTCAACGATGTGAACAACCTCATTGACAGCGGCCGCAGCATCGTCAACCACGGCCTGAAGCACGAAGTCGTCGTGACGATGATGGACCTCCCTCCGGGTTGTGAAGGTGCGCACACCGTAGAGTTCTACGAGAAGATCCTCCGTGACATCCTCGATGCGGAGATCCCGTACGACTCCGTCTGTTTCAAGGACGCCACCGGTACGGCCAACCCGCAGAAAGTCTATGAGACGATCAAAATGGCACGCAGACTGCTGCCGGAAGGGACACATATCCGCCTGCATACGCAGGAAACTGCCGGTATCAGCGTCGCGCAGAACCTCGCAGCCCTCGAAGCGGGCGCGGACGGTATCGATGCCGCCGCTCACCCGGTCTCCGGCGGTACGAGCCAGCCGGACCTGCTCGTGATGATGCACGCCATCAAGGGTAAGGATTACGATTTCGGCTTCGATTTCGAGAAGATCCTCAAATACGAAGCGACCCTCAAAGAGTGTCTGGCGGACTACTTCATCCCGCCGGAAGCGACCATGGTCGAGCCGCTGATCCAGTTCTCCCCGATGCCGGGCGGCGCCCTCACGGCGAACACGCAGATGCTGCGCGACAACAACATGATGGACAAGTTCCACGATGCGATCCTCGCGATGCGCGAAGTTGTCGAAAAGGGCGGCTACGGCACCTCCGTCACCCCGGTTTCCCAGTTCTATTTCCAGCAGGCGCTCAACAATACCCTGATGGGGCCGTGGAACAAGATTGCACCGGGTTACGGCCGCATGGTCCTGGGCTACTTCGGCAAGACGCCGGTGGCGCCGGATGCCGAGGTCGTCAAGATCGCCGCGGAGCAGCTCGGACTCGAGCCGACAACGGAAAAGGCGATCGATCTCGCCGACAAAGACGAAAAGAAATCCGTCGCCTTCTGGACCAAGCGTCTTGAAGAAGAGGGGATCGAAACCACTGAAGAGAACATCTTCATCGCAGCTGCCTGTGATGAAAAAGGGATCACCTTCCTTAAAGGTGAAGCGGAAGTCAACGTCCGCAAACTTTCCGAAATGCAAAACGAAAAAGAGGAGTGTCAAGGTATGGGTTCAGGAAACTACACAGTCGTCGTCGACGGTCAGAAATTCAGCGTTCAGGTCGCCGAGGGCGATGCAAACATCCAGGTGACAGCGGTTCAGGGCGAAGCCGCAGCATCTGCAGCGGCACCGGCCGGTGAAGGCGAAGAGATCAAGGCACTGCTGCCGGGTAACGTCTGGAAAGTCGTTGCCAACCCGGGCCAGAGCGTCGCGGAAGGCGAAAAGATCATGATCCTTGAATCCATGAAAATGGAGATCGATGTCCTTGCACCGCGCGGCGGCGTTATCAAGTCCATCAACGTCAACGTCAACGATAAGGTCGTCGAAGGCCAGGTTGTCGCGGTAATCGGATAA
- the ppa gene encoding inorganic diphosphatase, translating into MDLSKIGYGENPDKVKAVIEIPYGSNIKYEIEKESGAVVVDRVMHSAMYYPANYGFVNKTLSQDGDPADVLVLTEYPMQAGSVVNCRLIGVLIMEDESGIDEKLLAVPVSKIDPTFEEIQDIDDLPKHTLAKIKNFFETYKALEPGKWVKVKDYQNKAAATKILQDAIENA; encoded by the coding sequence ATGGATTTGAGCAAAATCGGTTACGGAGAAAACCCGGACAAAGTCAAAGCGGTGATCGAGATCCCTTACGGGTCCAACATCAAGTATGAAATTGAAAAAGAGAGCGGTGCCGTCGTCGTCGACCGCGTCATGCACTCTGCGATGTACTATCCGGCCAACTACGGCTTTGTCAACAAGACCCTTTCCCAGGACGGCGACCCGGCTGACGTCCTCGTCCTGACCGAGTACCCGATGCAGGCCGGTTCCGTCGTGAACTGCCGCCTGATCGGTGTTCTGATCATGGAAGACGAAAGCGGTATCGACGAGAAACTGCTGGCCGTGCCGGTCTCCAAGATCGACCCGACTTTCGAAGAGATCCAGGATATCGACGACCTGCCGAAGCACACCCTGGCGAAGATCAAAAACTTCTTCGAAACCTACAAAGCGCTCGAGCCGGGCAAATGGGTCAAGGTCAAAGACTACCAGAACAAAGCTGCGGCGACCAAAATCCTCCAAGACGCCATCGAGAACGCCTAA
- a CDS encoding OadG family transporter subunit, translated as MEVNLVAEGLKFMVLGMGIVFLFLTLMIFAMNVMSKIIHRYFPEPQAAESGKSAPAAADKLKKVAAIAAAIHHHNTK; from the coding sequence ATGGAAGTGAACCTCGTAGCCGAGGGGCTCAAATTCATGGTGCTCGGTATGGGCATCGTCTTTTTGTTCCTCACGCTGATGATTTTTGCGATGAATGTCATGTCAAAGATCATTCACCGCTATTTCCCGGAACCGCAGGCGGCAGAGTCGGGAAAGTCCGCTCCGGCAGCGGCGGATAAACTGAAGAAGGTGGCGGCGATTGCTGCGGCCATTCACCACCACAACACAAAGTAA